One segment of Ziziphus jujuba cultivar Dongzao chromosome 12, ASM3175591v1 DNA contains the following:
- the LOC107429584 gene encoding fasciclin-like arabinogalactan protein 14 → MYYLISSLTSLSLSSFFLLIFLSSTSAFNITKILTQHPDLRTYNDFLTQTQLAHQINDLQTVTILAVDNGAMSTISNRPTDVIKKVLSLHVVLDYYDVQKFQHLPNHTVTLTTLFQTSGEASGQQGYLKATDVSTGGVSIAWGAGSGVGANLVKAVVSQPYNLSVVQISTLIIPSTIINNSSSGSGSDSPSPSASSPRPPTPPPAAAASPNASSPIANPPAWANPPRRAGAPFSHADSPDDDIPPADRTDGSAAAIFGVDNFVYVRSMVLIFIVTLFLISMI, encoded by the coding sequence ATGTATTATCTAATTAGCTCACTCAcatctctctcactttcttctttcttcctcttAATTTTCTTATCCTCTACATCAGCATTCAACATCACCAAAATCCTCACCCAACACCCAGACTTGAGAACCTACAATGACTTCCTCACCCAAACCCAACTGGCCCACCAGATCAACGACCTCCAAACCGTAACCATTCTTGCTGTTGACAATGGAGCAATGTCAACCATCTCAAACAGACCAACGGACGTGATAAAAAAGGTGCTGAGCCTGCATGTAGTACTGGATTACTATGACGTACAGAAATTCCAACATTTGCCTAATCATACCGTCACACTTACCACCTTGTTCCAAACCTCCGGCGAAGCTTCCGGCCAGCAAGGCTACTTAAAAGCCACCGACGTAAGCACCGGAGGCGTCTCCATCGCCTGGGGAGCCGGCTCCGGCGTCGGTGCTAACTTGGTTAAGGCTGTTGTTTCTCAACCTTATAATCTGTCAGTGGTGCAAATTAGTACTCTCATTATTCCTTCCACTATTATTAACAATTCGAGCTCGGGTTCGGGTTCGGATTCTCCGTCTCCGTCGGCATCGTCGCCACGGCCGCCTACTCCTCCGCCGGCAGCGGCGGCGAGTCCTAATGCCAGTTCACCGATTGCGAATCCACCGGCGTGGGCCAATCCTCCCAGAAGGGCTGGTGCTCCTTTTTCACATGCTGATAGCCCCGATGATGACATCCCACCCGCTGATCGTACGGATGGTTCAGCTGCTGCGATATTTGGTGTTgataattttgtttatgttcgttCCATGGTTTTGATTTTCATTGTCACTTTGTTTCTGATTTCCATGATTTGA
- the LOC107429608 gene encoding putative glucose-6-phosphate 1-epimerase isoform X2, translated as MSGREKEEWVYVEQRKGVNGLDMVILREPRGCSVEAVFKPPKAIRGGIPICFPQVGTHGNLEQHGFARNRLWSIDPDPPQMATSSSNKAFVDLLLKPSEEDSKIWPHRYEFRLRVALGAGGELMLTSRIRNTNTDGKPFTFTFAYHTYFAVTDISEVRVEGLETLDYLDNLKDKQRFTEQGDAITFESEVDKVYLSTPTKIAVLDHERKRTFELRKDGLPDAVVWNPWDKKAKAIPDFGHDEYKRMLCVEAACVEKPITLRPGEEWKGRQELSAVPSSYCSGQLDPSKVLVGG; from the exons atgtcagggagagagaaagaagagtgGGTGTATGTGGAGCAACGCAAGGGCGTCAATGGCCTCGACATGGTCATTCTCAGAGAGCCTCGCGGCTGTTCCGTTGAG GCTGTTTTCAAGCCTCCAAAGGCAATCCGTGGAGGTATCCCAATATGCTTTCCCCAAGTAGGAACTCATGGTAATCTGGAACAGCATGGGTTCGCAAGGAACCGGCTTTGGAGTATAGATCCTGATCCTCCACAAATGGCAACAAGTAGCTCTAACAAAGCTTTTGTTGATTTACTTCTTAAGCCCTCTGAAGAAGATTCAAAGATCTGGCCTCACAg ATATGAATTTCGTCTAAGGGTGGCTCTGGGAGCTGGCGGTGAATTGATGTTGACTTCCCGAATTCGGAATACAAATACTGATGGAAAGCCATTTACATTCACATTTGCTTATCACACCTATTTTGCTGTTACTGACATCAG tgAAGTGCGGGTAGAAGGATTAGAGACACTGGATTATCTGGATAACCTGAAAGACAAACAGAGATTTACTGAACAAGGAGATGCTATTACATTTGAATCTGAA GTGGATAAAGTATATCTCAGTACACCTACAAAAATTGCTGTTCTGGACCATGAAAGAAAGAGAACATTTGAATTGCGGAAAGATGGACTTCCAGATGCTG TTGTGTGGAATCCATGGGATAAGAAGGCAAAGGCAATACCTGATTTTGGGCATGATGAGTACAAGAGAATGCTGTGTGTGGAGGCAGCTTGTGTGGAAAAGCCTATTACTCTGAGACCTGGTGAAGAATGGAAAGGTAGGCAGGAACTGTCTGCTGTTCCCTCCAGTTACTGCAGTGGACAACTTGATCCATCTAAAGTACTCGTTGGTGGTTAA
- the LOC107429608 gene encoding putative glucose-6-phosphate 1-epimerase isoform X1 yields MSGREKEEWVYVEQRKGVNGLDMVILREPRGCSVEVYLYGAQVTSWKNERREELLFVSNKAVFKPPKAIRGGIPICFPQVGTHGNLEQHGFARNRLWSIDPDPPQMATSSSNKAFVDLLLKPSEEDSKIWPHRYEFRLRVALGAGGELMLTSRIRNTNTDGKPFTFTFAYHTYFAVTDISEVRVEGLETLDYLDNLKDKQRFTEQGDAITFESEVDKVYLSTPTKIAVLDHERKRTFELRKDGLPDAVVWNPWDKKAKAIPDFGHDEYKRMLCVEAACVEKPITLRPGEEWKGRQELSAVPSSYCSGQLDPSKVLVGG; encoded by the exons atgtcagggagagagaaagaagagtgGGTGTATGTGGAGCAACGCAAGGGCGTCAATGGCCTCGACATGGTCATTCTCAGAGAGCCTCGCGGCTGTTCCGTTGAG GTGTATTTGTATGGTGCTCAAGTTACTTCTTGGAAGAATGAACGTAGAGAAGAATTACTTTTTGTTAGCAATAAG GCTGTTTTCAAGCCTCCAAAGGCAATCCGTGGAGGTATCCCAATATGCTTTCCCCAAGTAGGAACTCATGGTAATCTGGAACAGCATGGGTTCGCAAGGAACCGGCTTTGGAGTATAGATCCTGATCCTCCACAAATGGCAACAAGTAGCTCTAACAAAGCTTTTGTTGATTTACTTCTTAAGCCCTCTGAAGAAGATTCAAAGATCTGGCCTCACAg ATATGAATTTCGTCTAAGGGTGGCTCTGGGAGCTGGCGGTGAATTGATGTTGACTTCCCGAATTCGGAATACAAATACTGATGGAAAGCCATTTACATTCACATTTGCTTATCACACCTATTTTGCTGTTACTGACATCAG tgAAGTGCGGGTAGAAGGATTAGAGACACTGGATTATCTGGATAACCTGAAAGACAAACAGAGATTTACTGAACAAGGAGATGCTATTACATTTGAATCTGAA GTGGATAAAGTATATCTCAGTACACCTACAAAAATTGCTGTTCTGGACCATGAAAGAAAGAGAACATTTGAATTGCGGAAAGATGGACTTCCAGATGCTG TTGTGTGGAATCCATGGGATAAGAAGGCAAAGGCAATACCTGATTTTGGGCATGATGAGTACAAGAGAATGCTGTGTGTGGAGGCAGCTTGTGTGGAAAAGCCTATTACTCTGAGACCTGGTGAAGAATGGAAAGGTAGGCAGGAACTGTCTGCTGTTCCCTCCAGTTACTGCAGTGGACAACTTGATCCATCTAAAGTACTCGTTGGTGGTTAA